One part of the Dysidea avara chromosome 10, odDysAvar1.4, whole genome shotgun sequence genome encodes these proteins:
- the LOC136236539 gene encoding uncharacterized protein isoform X2: protein MDENNKTPMELAVDRGHSGIVYYFFKESDMDTSQFDEETKKKISLMISQEIGQGNSNPEAMPSASTDHLSIDDVNKAYMDAEMMGSDVRIALLGAEGSGKTCLSHTLVGKTFQDTLPTEGADHMEIIVENTTNWQPITDEEKLDDLEQQKCLEAMFLSATKPAKSQQSISVAPAIAPTSSSVPVSSTSFLYPSSGSSQGSTIVSEKMPPTKKQRLSVTGVLKYAQNKKGLHISVKKFKNLKAIREQYNPTKKYINIWDFAGQAVFQHTHGMFVSEEVVCVIVFDASLGLDKKPARRYSNDRTPRRTVLQTICYWMELISSRVSKPSTSDSDLSLFLPTFILVATHIDKLDFGRYVGCDLAYENFLTVLKKELVGKPFSKHIAGSKQGQLFEKGSPSLFFICNKQLARNPTDINELKKVVIQAASITRYCRPTRYVEFERKLMLLSIQEKLYVIGLAELAEVAESCGLPTDQKELLKLAKYFHHKGSLLYFPEVPSLSDTIILSPHWLAKLLTYVLTSLTCLPIEPHLVAFARRRQKEGLLEEELIHWSVEQFNKSEAPGNRIATDLRGVPVVELFIKFQLIVDITQSSLAGSRLRGEQDRLFLVPHLLPFEELSPSVEQSFKFLFYFPAHFIPDNLVDQLIVKCAHWNHDRQYDLTKLLYQWAVLELGDYQTYQVKPNNEQCYIELTIIPDRAMPSEYEEKSYNESKELITTVKGFIDDLMKEHMAATYEKSPVECFVPCPVQTCNELHISLQNSRFVRTGSAYCCVKGDHCHLPKYAKILSSKGSPTQSTGVNTVPQKTSSLSPDQALGGDPTQSTQDNTTFEQVASPLTLDRRPKMWPLKKIVIPKIAADWKDVADCLDFDINTIRIIESKHTNDCVKSCEELLRDWLSTNHGKKPKTWTTLLETLHEIDQLATAANDIENELQELMKK from the exons ATGGATGAG AATAACAAGACACCAATGGAACTAGCAGTAGACAGGGGCCATAGTGgaattgtttattattttttcaAGGAATCTGACATGGATACTTCACAATTTGATGAG GAGACAAAAAAGAAAATCAGTTTAATGATAAGCCAGGAGATTGGTCAGGGCAACTCTAACCCAGAAGCAATGCCATCAGCTAGCACAG ATCATCTCAGTATTGATGATGTGAATAAAGCTTACATGGATGCAGAGATGATGGGTTCAGATGTGCGCATTGCCCTGTTAGGGGCAGAAGGATCGGGCAAGACCTGTTTGTCTCATACACTTGTAGGGAAGACTTTCCAAGACACACTTCCCACAGAGGGAGCAGACCACATGGAGATAATTGTTGAAAATACTACTAACTGGCAACCAATAACTGATGAAGAAAAGCTGGATGACCTTGAGCAACAAAAATGTCTAGAAGCCATGTTCTTATCAGCTACAAAACCAGCCAAATCTCAACAGTCTATATCTGTTGCACCTGCTATTGCTCCAACCTCCTCTTCTGTTCCTGTTTCATCTACTTCTTTTCTGTATCCTAGTTCAGGCTCTTCTCAGGGGAGCACCATTGTATCAGAAAAAATGCCTCCCACAAAAAAGCAACGGTTATCTGTAACAGGTGTTTTAAAATATGCACAGAATAAAAAAGGACTTCACATTTCTGTTaaaaaattcaaaaatttaaaagCCATAAGAGAGCAGTATAATCCCACAAAAAAGTACATAAACATCTGGGATTTTGCTGGCCAAGCAGTATTTCAACATACCCATGGAATGTTTGTATCAGAAGAggttgtgtgtgtgatagtgttTGATGCAAGCTTGGGACTAGATAAGAAACCTGCACGTCGCTATTCAAATGATCGAACACCACGTAGAACTGTCTTGCAGACAATCTGTTATTGGATGGAGCTAATTTCTTCTCGTGTGAGCAAACCGAGTACTTCAGATAGTGATCTGTCTCTCTTTCTGCCAACCTTCATTCTTGTTGCTACACATATAGATAAATTGGATTTTGGACGTTATGTTGGTTGTGATCTGGCCTATGAAAATTTTCTTACAGTTTTAAAGAAAGAATTGGTTGGAAAGCCCTTTTCCAAACATATTGCAGGATCAAAACAAGGCCAGCTTTTTGAAAAGGGGTCACCATCACTattctttatttgtaataagCAACTAGCACGTAATCCAACTGATATTAATGAACTTAAGAAAGTTGTGATACAAGCAGCTTCCATTACTAGGTATTGTCGCCCAACACGGTATGTGGAGTTTGAAAGAAAGTTAATGTTACTCTCTATTCAGGAAAAATTATATGTTATTGGTTTAGCTGAGTTAGCTGAAGTTGCAGAAAGTTGTGGCTTACCCACTGATCAGAAGGAGTTGTTGAAGCTTGCAAAATATTTTCACCACAAAGGATCTCTTCTTTACTTTCCTGAGGTTCCTTCTCTTTCTGACACTATCATTCTATCTCCCCACTGGTTGGCTAAGCTCTTGACCTATGTCCTCACTAGTTTGACTTGTCTTCCTATAGAACCACATCTGGTAGCTTTTGCTAGAAGAAGGCAGAAAGAAGGTCTACTGGAGGAGGAGCTGATACACTGGAGTGTTGAACAGTTCAATAAAAGTGAAGCTCCTGGTAATCGTATTGCTACTGATCTGCGTGGTGTACCCGTGGTGGAGCTGTTTATTAAATTTCAGTTGATTGTAGACATCACCCAATCTTCTTTGGCTGGTAGTAGGTTAAGAGGTGAACAGGATAGGTTGTTCTTGGTACCTCATCTTCTACCATTTGAGGAGTTATCACCATCTGTGGAACAGTCTTTTAAATTTCTGTTCTATTTTCCTGCTCACTTCATTCCTGATAATCTTGTTGATCAGTTGATAGTCAAATGTGCTCACTGGAATCATGATCGCCAATATGATCTTACAAA GTTGTTGTACCAGTGGGCTGTCCTAGAATTGGGAGATTATCAAACATATCAAGTAAAACCAAATAATGAGCAATGTTATATAGAACTGACCATTATTCCTGACCGTGCAATGCCTTCAGAATATGAGGAAAAGTCATACAATGAGAGTAAGGAGTTGATTACCACAGTCAAGGGATTCATTGATGACCTCATGAAGGAACACATGGCAGCAACTTATGAAAAGTCACCTGTGGAATGTTTTGTTCCTTGTCCTGTACAGACATGTAATGAGCTGCACATCAGTTTACAAAACTCAAGATTTGTAAGAACAGGAAGTGCTTATTGCTGCGTTAAAGGAGATCACTGTCATTTGCCTAAATATGCAAAAATTTTGTCATCCAAAG GTAGTCCTACCCAGTCTACTGGAGTTAACACTGTACCACAAAAGACCTCATCACTTTCACCTGATCAAGCACTTGGAG GTGATCCTACCCAGTCCACTCAAGATAATACTACTTTTGAGCAAGTTGCTTCACCACTTACACTTGATCGAC gaCCTAAGATGTGGCCACTAAAGAAGATTGTCATTCCAAAGATTGCTGCCGACTGGAAGGATGTGGCAGACTGTCTTGATTTTGATATTAACACAATTAGGATAATAGAGAGTAAACATACCAATGACTGTGTGAAGAGTTGTGAAGAACTGCTGCGAGATTGGCTCAGTACAAACCATGGTAAGAAGCCAAAGACCTGGACTACACTACTAGAAACTCTACATGAGATTGACCAGTTAGCTACTGCTGCTAATGACATAGAAAATGAGCTACAGGAATTGATGAAAAAATAG
- the LOC136236549 gene encoding UBX domain-containing protein 1-like isoform X2 gives MLGTVPFYQEIHNPVVLLPSVFIIGHHGIPLDIIYGSKNVTTNELTMKITRSIELYRSGGTSPLARQRSQRMTPTKPDNTKRIRTSPSLNRNRPQRDQVTHARRPQQQVVSNPTPPAKTATATTGKVVRRTVEQRPSSTTTNVCRLQLRVFNSDRRLIKQFQPTDTLAVVKECAAEEFGMPLDTIILEKGYPAYTYKVEDEVKSLNKLQLTPSAILIVKHQTKGSSPFHLLSWILQLLMQLLMLVVVRPLQRLTGAVFGSSNNSTLSQPPPRSDNSWRKRGNVTSFRQEDDDDDDQNTYNGNSTQQQ, from the exons ATGTTAGGTACAGTACCATTTTATCAGGAAATTCATA ATCCTGTGGTACTGCTGCCATCAGTGTTCATTATTGGTCACCATGGGATACCACTGGATATCATATATGGTAGTAAGAATGTCACTACTAATGAGTTAACAATGAAGATCACCAGATCCATTGAG TTGTACAGAAGTGGAGGGACTAGTCCACTAGCAAGGCAGAGGTCTCAACGTATGACTCCTACTAAACCAGATAATACCAAGAGAATTAGGACATCACCCTCACT CAACAGAAATAGACCTCAAAGAGATCAG GTGACCCATGCAAGGAGACCACAACAACAAGTTGTTAGCAATCCTACACCTCCAGCCAagactgctactgctactacag GAAAAGTAGTGAGGAGGACAGTGGAGCAGAGACCATCGTCTACTACTACCAA TGTTTGTAGACTACAACTGAGGGTGTTCAACAGTGACAGAAGGTTGATCAAACAGTTCCAGCCAACTGATACATTAGCTGTAGTGAAGGAGTGTGCTGCAGAG gagttTGGTATGCCACTGGATACTATCATACTGGAGAAAGGTTATCCTGCTTACACATACAAGGTGGAGGATGAAGTGAAGTCATTGAATAAGTTACAGTTAACACCAAGTGCTATCCTAATAGTGAAACACCAAACA AAAGGATCAAGTCCTTTTCATTTACTGTCCTGGATACTTCAGCTGCTTATGCAGTTACTTATGCTAGTAGTAGTAAGACCACTACAGCGATTGACAGGTGCTGTGTTTGGATCATCCAACAATTCCACACTAAGTCAGCCTCCTCCCAG GTCTGATAACTCATGGAGGAAGAGAGGAAATGTGACATCCTTCAGacaagaagatgatgatgatgatgaccaaAACACTTACAATGGAAACTCAACTCAACAACAATAA
- the LOC136236549 gene encoding UBX domain-containing protein 1-like isoform X1, which produces MMKVMKKHLQCGLSRSPPFTSFADLYPVVLLPSVFIIGHHGIPLDIIYGSKNVTTNELTMKITRSIELYRSGGTSPLARQRSQRMTPTKPDNTKRIRTSPSLNRNRPQRDQVTHARRPQQQVVSNPTPPAKTATATTGKVVRRTVEQRPSSTTTNVCRLQLRVFNSDRRLIKQFQPTDTLAVVKECAAEEFGMPLDTIILEKGYPAYTYKVEDEVKSLNKLQLTPSAILIVKHQTKGSSPFHLLSWILQLLMQLLMLVVVRPLQRLTGAVFGSSNNSTLSQPPPRSDNSWRKRGNVTSFRQEDDDDDDQNTYNGNSTQQQ; this is translated from the exons ATCCTGTGGTACTGCTGCCATCAGTGTTCATTATTGGTCACCATGGGATACCACTGGATATCATATATGGTAGTAAGAATGTCACTACTAATGAGTTAACAATGAAGATCACCAGATCCATTGAG TTGTACAGAAGTGGAGGGACTAGTCCACTAGCAAGGCAGAGGTCTCAACGTATGACTCCTACTAAACCAGATAATACCAAGAGAATTAGGACATCACCCTCACT CAACAGAAATAGACCTCAAAGAGATCAG GTGACCCATGCAAGGAGACCACAACAACAAGTTGTTAGCAATCCTACACCTCCAGCCAagactgctactgctactacag GAAAAGTAGTGAGGAGGACAGTGGAGCAGAGACCATCGTCTACTACTACCAA TGTTTGTAGACTACAACTGAGGGTGTTCAACAGTGACAGAAGGTTGATCAAACAGTTCCAGCCAACTGATACATTAGCTGTAGTGAAGGAGTGTGCTGCAGAG gagttTGGTATGCCACTGGATACTATCATACTGGAGAAAGGTTATCCTGCTTACACATACAAGGTGGAGGATGAAGTGAAGTCATTGAATAAGTTACAGTTAACACCAAGTGCTATCCTAATAGTGAAACACCAAACA AAAGGATCAAGTCCTTTTCATTTACTGTCCTGGATACTTCAGCTGCTTATGCAGTTACTTATGCTAGTAGTAGTAAGACCACTACAGCGATTGACAGGTGCTGTGTTTGGATCATCCAACAATTCCACACTAAGTCAGCCTCCTCCCAG GTCTGATAACTCATGGAGGAAGAGAGGAAATGTGACATCCTTCAGacaagaagatgatgatgatgatgaccaaAACACTTACAATGGAAACTCAACTCAACAACAATAA